From the Corynebacterium zhongnanshanii genome, the window TGCTCACGTGGGCGTTGACCACTGCCGTGCCCGTGGTAGGCATGCTGCTGGTCCTATGGGGTGATGACAGCGGATTCTTCGCCTCCGCCGCCCCCGGTTGGAGCCCCAACGTGCGCCCGGCGTTGATCGCCCTGGCGGGCACCACGCTCATCAGCGGCATGTTCGGCACGTACCTGTTCGGTATGTCCATCGCGGACCCTATCCGGGAGCTCCAATACGCCATCAACAACGTGCGCCGCGGCTCCGTGGACACGGTGGTGCGGATTTATGACTCCTCGGAGGTCGGCGTGCTCCAGGCTGGCTTCAACGAGATGATGCGCGGGCTGCGCGAACGCCAGCGCGTCTCTGACCTCTTCGGGCGCTACGTGGGCACCGAGGTGGCTAAGCGTGCCCTGGAGGAAAAGCCAGAGCTGGGAGGCGAAACGCGGCACGCAGCTGTGTTATTCGTGGACGTTGTGGGATCCACCAGCTATGCGAAGGAGAACACACCAGAGCACGTGGTGAAGGCGTTGAATGAGTTCTTCGACCGCGTGGTGGACGTGGTGCACCGCAACAAAGGAATCATCAATAAGTTCGAAGGGGACGCCGCCTTGGCGATGTTCGGCGCGCCACTCCCCCTCGACGACGTGGCGGGGCACGCGATGGCCGCCGCCCGTGAGCTGCGGGCGGAGCTGAAGGACTTGGAGTTCGAAGCGGGCATCGGCGTGGCCGCGGGCACCGTGGTGGCCGGGCACATTGGCGCGAAGGACCGCTTTGAGTACACGGTCATCGGCGACGCGGTGAACACTGCAGCCCGCATCACGGACCTGGCTAAGGACACCCCGGGTCGCTGCCTCACCACCGCAGCCACTCTTCGGGAGGCGAACGAGGCGGAGCAGGCGCGCTGGACCCTGCTGAAGTCCGTGGAGCTGCGCGGGCGCCGGGAGATGACCCAGCTGGCCCGCCCGATCCGCCCGACCCTGGCGGATCGGGACGGCGAGTAAGCCGCAGCGAGTGACCTGGCAGGGCTCGCTGCCAGCCGCAGCGAGTACGCAGCCGCTTACAGCGACCGCGCAATCAACTCCTTCATGATTTCATTCGTGCCACCGTAAATGCGCTGCACGCGCGCATCCGCGTAGGCGCGGGCAATGGGGTACTCATTCATGAAGCCGTAGCCGCCGTGCAGCTGCAGGCAGCGGTCGATAATCACGGCCTGCTTGTCCGAAGCAATCAGCTTCGCCATGGACGCACGCGCGGGATCCAGGGTGCCCGCAATCAGCTCAGAGATACACAGGTCCACCAGGGTGCGCACGGCCATGGCCTCGGCCACGCACTCGGCCAGCTCAAACTTGGTGTTCTGGAAGTCGAAGATGGACCTACCGAACGCCGTGCGTTCCTTGGTGTAGGCGATGGTCTCGCGCAGGGAGGCCTCGATGGCTCCCATGCATCCCACGGCGATGCCCAGGCGCTCCTGCCCCAGCTGCTGCATCAGCTGGTAGAAGCCTTGACCTTCCTCGCCGCCGAGCAGGTTCTCCTTTGGTACGCGGACGTTGTCGTAGAACAGCTCCGCAGTATCCTGCCCGCGCAGTCCCAGCTTGTCGAGCACGCGGCCGCGGGAGTATCCTTCGCGATCTGCTTCCACGAGCATCAGGGAGATGCCCTTGGCTCCGGAGCCTTCGTCGCCCGTGCGCACCACGGTCAGGATCACGTCGGCCTGCGCGCCGTTGGTGATGAAGGTCTTGGATCCGTTGATGACGTATTCGTCGCCGTCCAGCCGGGCGGTGGTCTTGATGCCCTGCAGGTCCGATCCGGCGCCGGGTTCTGTCATGGCGATGGCGAATACGGTCTCGCCGGTGGCTGCCTTGGGCAGGAACTTCTTCTTCTGTTCTTCGGTGCCGTAGTGGACGATGTAGGGGGCGGTGATGGCCGAGTGGATGGTGTTGCCCCAGCAGGTGTCGAAGATGCGGGCTTGTTCCTCGATCACCACGGCTTCGTGGCCGTAGTGGCCGCCGCCTCCACCGTATTCTTCGGGAATGGACAGGCACAGCAGGCCTGCTTCGCCGGCTTTGTTCCAGAATTCGCGGTCAACATGCTTTTGCTGGATCCAGCGTTCCTGGTGTGGGGCGGCTTCGCGCGCGAAGAACTCGTGCGCCAGTTCGCGGAGGCTGTCGAGTTCCTCGTTCATCCAGGGGCTGCGGTGGTCATCGAGTGCGGACATGTGTTGTCTCCTTGCTGTTGGGGATGTGTTGATGGGGTGACGCGGCTAGTTCGTGGGCTGCGTGTGCTGCCGAACTGCCGCGATGGGGATATTTTTCTCCGACGCCACAGTGTCCCATTCCGCCGCCGTCCTCTGCGCGATGGCGTGCTGGTAGTGACGGTGCTGGAGGCCGAACGTGGGGCCTGCGTCCATGGAAGGCTGGGCGTCGCCAAAGTCCATAACCTCGGCGCAGGCGGCGAGGAAATGGGGTTCGAGTGCGGCGACGGCCACCCACTGGCCGTCTTTGGCCTGGTAGAGGTTGTATTGGGGAAGCGCGCCGCCGAGGAAGGTGCCGGGTCCGGACAGTCCCCAGCGGGCGACGTCCGAGAACTCTTCGGCCATGTCAGCTAGGCCCACTTCGTGGTAGGACCCCACTCCTGTGTTGGTGGCGGTCCAGAGGCCCGCCAGGCCTTCGGAAACTGCTCGTTCGGCTCCGGCAAGGTCGGCGAGGGGAACCGGCGGCATGACCGGAGTGTTGTCGGGGCCCACGGGCAGGGTTCCTGCGTGGGCTTCGTAGGTCAGGTCGTGGCCGGCTTGATTGACGTGTTCGCCACTGTGTCCCACGATCGCGACCTGCACCAGGTGGGGATAGCGTTCGTGGAGCTCGTCCCAGCCGAGCCCGAGGCGGGCGAGGGAGGCGGGGCGGGAGCTGGTGAGGAGAAGGTGGGCGTCTGCCAGAAGCTCGTGGAGGCCTTGGATCCCGTGGGGGTCCTTGAGATTTAGCTCCACGACCTTCTGGCCTGCCGTGAGGTGTTTGTAGTAGGCGGGCGCTTGGGCTTTCATGGGGTCAGCAGCGGGCCCTGGGCCTTCCACTTTGGTGACGTGGGCGCCCAGGTGGGCAAAGCGTTTTGCTGCGATGGGTCCTGGCAGGTTGGGGGCCAGGGTGACCACGTTGAAGGCTGGCACCGCGTTCGGCACATCAGTCATAGGTTGACGGTAGCAATGTGCCGGCAGCTGAGGTGGGGAAATCAGAAAATTTCCTTTTCCTCAGCTTTGCAACCAGATGCCCCGCGAGCCGCCGGCGGTCTGCACGCGAGCCGCGGCGTTAACCAGCTGCTAGTGCGAGCGCGAGATGGTCCGCTTCGTCAGCGTGGGCGCGCCAGACTTCGTGGCGGACTTCTTCGCCGTTTTCTTGGCAGCCTTCTTCGCGGTCTTCTTCGCGGTTTTCTTCGCAGCCTTTTTCGTTGCCTTCTTCGCCGTCTTCTTGGCCGCCTTCTTCGTGCCCTTCCGGGAGGACTTCGTGGTCTTCCCCGCGGCCTCATCGGCGGCTTCCTTAGCCCGTCGCTCGGACAGCAGCTCGTTGGCGCGAGCATCCGTCATCGTCTCCGGGGTATCGCCCTTGCGCAGGGAGGCGTTGGTCTCTCCATCCGTGACGTAGGCGCCGAAGCGGCCGTCCTTCACGCTCATGGGCTTGCCGGAGACGTCATTGTCACCCAGCTGCTTCAGTGGCGGCTGGGCGGCAGCACGGCCGCGTCGCTTCGGCTCCGCGTAAATGCGGCGCGCCTGATCCAGCGTGATGGTGAACAATTCCTCTTCGCTGCCCAGCGAGCGGGAATCGTTGCCCTTCTTCAGGTACGGGCCATAGCGGCCGTTCTGCGCGGTGATGACCTCGCCGTCGGATGGGTCCGTGCCCACTTCGCGCGGCAGGCTCAGCAGTTTCAGTGCCTCTTCCAACGTCACCGTGGCGGGTTCCATCGTCTGGAACAGGGACGCGGTTTTTGGCTTCAGCGTCTCCTCCACGATCTCCTTGACCCGCTTGGCCTTCTGGTTCTGCGCGGTTTTCGTCTCGCGGCTGAGCGGCTTCTTGCCTTCGGCGGCGCGCTCGGCGTCCTGCTGGTCGCGTTCCGCCTCCCACGTCTTTTCCGCCTCCGCGGCGACCGTCGCCTCTTCATCCTCGCCGAGGATTTCAGTGACGTACGGGCCGTAGCGCCCCTCGCGCGCCACGATCTTTCGACCCGACGCCGGGTTCACGCCCAACTCGCGACCCCCCTGAGGAGTGGCGAACAATCGCTCGGCTTCTTCCAGCGTGAGCTCGTCCGGCGTCATGGACTCCGGCAGGTTCGCGCGCTGCACGGTCGGCTCCGCCCCCTCCTCGGAGGAGGCGGCGGGGATGATCCGCTCCAGGTACGCACCATAGCGACCCACGCGCACCACGATCGGCACACCGTTATCGTCGTTGAACAGGTGGAGGGAATTGACCGCGCGGGCGTCGATACTCTCCAGGCGGTCCCCCACGATCTGCTGCAGCCCGCCCTGGCGAGGAATCGCGGCGGTCGGGCCCTCCGGGCGGTCCTTATCGCCGAAGTAGAACGCCTTCAGCCAGGCCTCGCGATTCTCATCACCGGTGGCGATGGCGTCCAGTTCGTCCTCCATGGCGGAGGTGAAGTCGTAGTCCACCAGTGCCCCGAAGTTCTGCTCCATCAGGCCAATCACCGCGAACGCGGTCCAGGATGGCACCAGCGCATTGCCGCGCGGCAACACATACCCACGGTCCTGGATGGTGCGGATGATCGAGGCGTACGTGGAGGGGCGGCCGATGCCCAGCTCCTCCATTCGGCGCACCAGTGAGGCCTCCGTGTACCGAGCCGGCGGGTTCGTGGAGTGGCCATCCGCAGTGATGGTGCGCGCCACCAGGTCGTCCCCGGCTGCCATGACGGGCAGACGCTTTTCCGCGTTATCGGCCACGTCCCGGCCCTCAGCATTCTGGGACACCTCCACGTAGGCCTTCAAGAAGCCCGGGAAGGTCAGGGTGCGGCCCGTTGCGGAAAACTCGCAGGCATCCCCACCGGCGCTGTTGCCGCCGATGGTCACCTTCATGGAGGTGCCGCGGGCGTCGGCCATCTGGGAGGCAACGGTGCGCTGCCAGATCAGCTCATAGAGCTTGAACTCCTCGGCATCCAGCTGGGAGGACAGCTGACCCGGCGTGGAGAAAGTCTCGCCGGCAGGGCGGATTGCCTCGTGCGCCTCCTGGGAGTTCTTGACCTTACGGGAGTACTGGCGTGGCGCATCTGCCACGAACTTCGCACCGTAGAGCTCCTTGGCTTGGGCGCGCGCGGCGTCGATACCCGCCTGGGACAGCGTGGTGGAGTCCGTACGCATATAGGTGATGTGACCGTTTTCGTACAGGCGCTGGGCGATGCGCATCGTGCGTTCCGACGTGAAGCGCAGCTTCCGCCCGGCCTCCTGCTGCAGCGTGGAGGTCATAAAGGGTGGGTATGGGCGGCGCGTGTAGGGCTTCTCCTCCACCGACAGCACGGCCATCGGCTGGTCCTTCAGGCCCTCCGCCAGCTCATGGGCCCGGGCTTCGTTCAGCACCACGGCGTCCGTCTTCAGAGCGCCGTCGTCACCGAAATCGCGGCCCTGGGCAACGCGCTTGCCAT encodes:
- a CDS encoding adenylate/guanylate cyclase domain-containing protein, with product MSQFVQYLKWSMKTAWPLYALTILFTNGLGAMGVATFLRFLMPLPSAQLVTDINTTTATLYAAYFAFALVAGVITTLIFFAPVLRWQRNPSAYDPNMMRDLVLRIPTLQTVTGAVLWGIGVAMFTVVAAHQTTQWAIAVAITGVLGGLMVQLMTYMEAQRLVRPVAARALMAGAPDHSKILPVGRRLMLTWALTTAVPVVGMLLVLWGDDSGFFASAAPGWSPNVRPALIALAGTTLISGMFGTYLFGMSIADPIRELQYAINNVRRGSVDTVVRIYDSSEVGVLQAGFNEMMRGLRERQRVSDLFGRYVGTEVAKRALEEKPELGGETRHAAVLFVDVVGSTSYAKENTPEHVVKALNEFFDRVVDVVHRNKGIINKFEGDAALAMFGAPLPLDDVAGHAMAAARELRAELKDLEFEAGIGVAAGTVVAGHIGAKDRFEYTVIGDAVNTAARITDLAKDTPGRCLTTAATLREANEAEQARWTLLKSVELRGRREMTQLARPIRPTLADRDGE
- a CDS encoding acyl-CoA dehydrogenase family protein — its product is MSALDDHRSPWMNEELDSLRELAHEFFAREAAPHQERWIQQKHVDREFWNKAGEAGLLCLSIPEEYGGGGGHYGHEAVVIEEQARIFDTCWGNTIHSAITAPYIVHYGTEEQKKKFLPKAATGETVFAIAMTEPGAGSDLQGIKTTARLDGDEYVINGSKTFITNGAQADVILTVVRTGDEGSGAKGISLMLVEADREGYSRGRVLDKLGLRGQDTAELFYDNVRVPKENLLGGEEGQGFYQLMQQLGQERLGIAVGCMGAIEASLRETIAYTKERTAFGRSIFDFQNTKFELAECVAEAMAVRTLVDLCISELIAGTLDPARASMAKLIASDKQAVIIDRCLQLHGGYGFMNEYPIARAYADARVQRIYGGTNEIMKELIARSL
- a CDS encoding CoA transferase; amino-acid sequence: MTDVPNAVPAFNVVTLAPNLPGPIAAKRFAHLGAHVTKVEGPGPAADPMKAQAPAYYKHLTAGQKVVELNLKDPHGIQGLHELLADAHLLLTSSRPASLARLGLGWDELHERYPHLVQVAIVGHSGEHVNQAGHDLTYEAHAGTLPVGPDNTPVMPPVPLADLAGAERAVSEGLAGLWTATNTGVGSYHEVGLADMAEEFSDVARWGLSGPGTFLGGALPQYNLYQAKDGQWVAVAALEPHFLAACAEVMDFGDAQPSMDAGPTFGLQHRHYQHAIAQRTAAEWDTVASEKNIPIAAVRQHTQPTN
- the topA gene encoding type I DNA topoisomerase — encoded protein: MVKRLVIVESATKARKIQPYLGDDYIVEASVGHIRDLPRGAADVPAKYKKEPWARLGVNVDKGFEALYVVSADKKKKVSDLKAKLKQVDELYLATDPDREGEAIAWHLLEVLKPKVPVRRMVFHEITKSAILEAAENTRELDYDLVDAQEARRVLDRLYGYEVSPVLWKKVMPRLSAGRVQSVATRVIVQRERERMAFVSANYWDLSAELALGADALRVGQESDHTQDPRSFEAKLVSVDGKRVAQGRDFGDDGALKTDAVVLNEARAHELAEGLKDQPMAVLSVEEKPYTRRPYPPFMTSTLQQEAGRKLRFTSERTMRIAQRLYENGHITYMRTDSTTLSQAGIDAARAQAKELYGAKFVADAPRQYSRKVKNSQEAHEAIRPAGETFSTPGQLSSQLDAEEFKLYELIWQRTVASQMADARGTSMKVTIGGNSAGGDACEFSATGRTLTFPGFLKAYVEVSQNAEGRDVADNAEKRLPVMAAGDDLVARTITADGHSTNPPARYTEASLVRRMEELGIGRPSTYASIIRTIQDRGYVLPRGNALVPSWTAFAVIGLMEQNFGALVDYDFTSAMEDELDAIATGDENREAWLKAFYFGDKDRPEGPTAAIPRQGGLQQIVGDRLESIDARAVNSLHLFNDDNGVPIVVRVGRYGAYLERIIPAASSEEGAEPTVQRANLPESMTPDELTLEEAERLFATPQGGRELGVNPASGRKIVAREGRYGPYVTEILGEDEEATVAAEAEKTWEAERDQQDAERAAEGKKPLSRETKTAQNQKAKRVKEIVEETLKPKTASLFQTMEPATVTLEEALKLLSLPREVGTDPSDGEVITAQNGRYGPYLKKGNDSRSLGSEEELFTITLDQARRIYAEPKRRGRAAAQPPLKQLGDNDVSGKPMSVKDGRFGAYVTDGETNASLRKGDTPETMTDARANELLSERRAKEAADEAAGKTTKSSRKGTKKAAKKTAKKATKKAAKKTAKKTAKKAAKKTAKKSATKSGAPTLTKRTISRSH